Proteins encoded by one window of Thermomicrobiales bacterium:
- a CDS encoding sulfite exporter TauE/SafE family protein, which yields MLGLGGGVFLVPILSLIFGLPLKPVIAASAIAVVSNSASGSAVYLKARFTNVRLAFVMLVAMVAGAIAGGLLAINLPEAVLKGAFGVLLLYVSSVMFRRSRRGPTRSTTVEPVETEDPHRLGGRYHDPATGSIVRYIPRKLGIGLPGAGLAGIASGMFGIGGGPITVPLYTIVMGLPMKAATSTSAFMFGMTASASALVYYQHDLVDPTITVPAVLGIISGARIGAAVVRRIRSSQLTTVFIFVLGALAISMLLDAFGVY from the coding sequence ATGCTCGGGCTCGGTGGCGGCGTCTTCCTCGTCCCTATTCTGTCGCTGATCTTCGGTCTGCCGTTGAAACCGGTGATTGCCGCTAGTGCAATCGCGGTTGTGTCGAACTCCGCATCCGGCTCGGCGGTGTATCTGAAGGCACGGTTCACGAATGTCCGGCTGGCGTTCGTCATGCTCGTGGCGATGGTGGCGGGAGCGATCGCCGGCGGGCTCCTCGCTATCAATTTGCCCGAGGCAGTCCTCAAAGGTGCCTTCGGTGTTCTCTTGCTTTACGTCTCGTCGGTGATGTTCCGGCGCTCGCGTCGCGGCCCGACCCGCTCGACAACTGTTGAGCCAGTAGAGACCGAAGATCCACATCGGCTCGGTGGTCGCTATCATGATCCGGCGACCGGCTCGATCGTGCGCTACATACCTCGCAAGCTGGGGATCGGTTTGCCGGGTGCAGGACTAGCTGGCATCGCGTCGGGCATGTTCGGCATCGGCGGTGGTCCAATCACCGTCCCGCTGTACACGATCGTCATGGGTCTGCCGATGAAGGCGGCGACGAGCACCAGCGCGTTCATGTTCGGCATGACGGCCTCAGCATCGGCGCTGGTCTACTACCAGCACGACCTGGTCGATCCGACGATCACCGTCCCGGCTGTGCTGGGCATCATCAGTGGTGCGCGCATCGGCGCGGCGGTTGTCCGGCGTATTCGCTCATCGCAGCTCACGACCGTCTTCATCTTCGTTCTTGGCGCGCTGGCCATCTCGATGCTGCTCGATGCGTTTGGAGTCTACTAA